A window of Belonocnema kinseyi isolate 2016_QV_RU_SX_M_011 chromosome 10, B_treatae_v1, whole genome shotgun sequence genomic DNA:
TTAGATAATCTTCACATGTACACGGGTAGAGGCACTAATTTTATTCCCTAGAGGTAGAGACCTCTTTTCTATCCGCATTTTATAACTGTACAGAAGTAGTGAAGATaggaaatgaataaatataatcaGAATAGGTTTCAATACTTAGGTATATAATTGTTAGGTAAAAGAAGAGTGACTGtttctttgttataaatattgTACGTATCGCTATTGCACTTCAGAGGGACGATTactgagaaaataaaatatttaaggaaatgtTATTGCGAAGCGAGTCTTCGTCAATTAACTCTCTCTTTGTCATTTAAATATACTTCGTTGATAAAAtgtttcagttgatttttttgtctattatagtttgaaaattgtgtttcctaaaatttaaaatcgcACCCTGAGATTTCGTgtacttttctatttttagagGCACTTCGTGGCTTGACGTATTGTAAATTCTCGAAGGAGATTCAGTCTGTTGAGATTTTTGGCGACTCAGACTGCATTTCGGCAAATTATTGAACTGCTGGCGCCACGGAGTTATTCTGAAAGATATTTAAGGttaatatttatttgctttttgCGATTGTGTGTTTTAATAAGTTtctaatagcgtattcggttatcttgcactggtgcactccgatctgcacctACGCAGGTCAGAGTGAGAAGtaagaagtaagaagaagtaagacggagcgatcggagtgctcttaCTGACGTActctacaccagtgcaggataaacgaatgcgctataaATAGTTACTCTTTCTTTGAGAAATTCTCTTATGGGCTTAAACGGATTTGCCGAGCCTGCTTTTGATAATACGGAAGACCTTGCAGATAATTTCCGATACCTTGGAATTTCGGATTTCTTTATTCGATTATTTAGATTGTTATAATCTTTCAATATTGTTTCCAGTAACCACCTGTCATAAATTTGAGACAATGGAAATaagatagttttttatttatgagaGAGGTAGAAATTGATAGTCGAATAATAAAGAGAATGAGATTTAATTTGATTACTTGCCTATACCCTTCAGAGATTCCAGGGTTTTCTTCTTTCCCTTTTAGGTCCGTGTAAATGCTAGAACAAATTTCTACTCTCGTTGGACATCGCATTGAATTCGCCAACTCTTCTACGTCTAACTTATCTACTATATCCAGTTCGTCCATCGCGCCTCTTAAATCTTGTTTATTTGCTAATctggaaacaaaaaattaatttgaacactTTGTGACTAAAGGATTTTCTTAATAGTGTGTGCACCGGCAAATCAGGGGAAATGGCATTGTATAGTTaatattgaaactttaaaaatttgaccatttaatatagttcaacaattttaaactaatatttcaaaacgaataatttcaaagtcaaatattcaaaacgaaaaagttttttattgaaagtctTGATAGTTAAGTAACTTTCATTGTCTTCTTTTGAatctgttcaattttgaagacctACATTTTTGAATAAGTATCAAGATTTAAATTTGTCGAATAATTATCGCCCGaaatgttaaattgtttaattatgaatgttttacttttaaataaattaggttTGAAATGGTAAACTTTAATTATCTTGCGCTTGAGGacattgaaacaaattattaaatttggataGCTGTTGCCTTAGATTCCTACAATTTCAATAATTGGCAAATactgcattattttttttcttacagtaaTAATGGTTTTCCAGAAACGTGTTCGTGAGTAATAAGTTCACTGAACACCTCTCTATTTTCTGAAAGTCGTGATAAGTCACTTGCATCCACGACATAAATTACCCCATGaacctgaaaaataaattgtttgaaatttaaacacatttaattactttttcgagtatttaaaaatgttaattgatttacataaattctttttcttacatcactgtaatattttttccaaatcgaTCGGATTTGTGGACCTCCTCCAAGATCGTAtacttttattttacaagatttgtaTTTCAGAGACACTGTACGGAATCCAATTGTTGGGAAAACAATATGACTTGGATCTAAAATACAGAACAAAGAAAGtttcttaaacataaaaaaagaataaaaatttaaagaaatcaaattctttcaaaaatcacTTACCACCACTAATTCTATTTAAAACCATAGTTTTTCCGGAATTATCAAGTCCTGTTATTAGTAAAACAATTGTCCTAAAAtacaaatagaaaatatatacCCGGAAGAGAAAATAGGAAtgcaatttcaataattaaaaaaaggtaaacaaACTTTTCGGAACATCTTCTGCGACTTAATTCCTCGATCGTCATTCGCACACAGTTACCCATTTCTACAtcctaagatttttaaaaacctttttaacgttttttattttaatatacgattaatattttactaaaactTCCGCACATTTTTTACTATAACGTTATTCTTCAAGTGAGAATAATTACTGccgagagaattaaaaaaaaatacagaaaaaggaACGTTTCTAAATTGTTCAAATACCTTTTAGTATcgatttgtgatttttttcttgTGATCAAGTCAAAGTGAGGGACTTCAGTTTTAGTAATTCGGTGTAAATTAATGTTAATTGATCGCGCCGATTGACTGCACGTGTAAAAGGCATTTTCCTACGTGTCAATACAAGTCCCTCGAAACAGACCAAGCGTTGTCATAGAAACATTCGACCATTACAATATCACAGACGTCACGcgggaaaataacattttttttaaggaaaaaaaattagaaaacggTAGAcactaaagatttttaaacaattttcgccCATTATTGACAGTTTCAAATTTGAGCATTTAAGTCatcaaaactgaacaattttccattagtattattcaaaattcaatttcacattacaatcttttttggttaaataaattaaGTTGCAAGTACGGAATTTTCCTTAAACAAATATAGAATTTCTATAACGTTAGTACTGGACGAACGGATGGAAAATTTGGTAATGGTCAACcgttcattaaaattaaaacattacaatttcaaatatttaaaattattcgttctgaaaatgtattaaaaatctcagcacaaatagccggattttgcGTAAAAATATATGTGAAAAGAGAAATATTCACCTGAATTTCGAAATAGAATTGCAGAATCTTAGAAATTCAAACTTGAATTGTTGAGCTTTCAACGAACTTATGtttaaatgatctattttaaaaaacttgattctaaaaatattcaattttaaaagcttttacttttatatcattattattgACACTTCAAATTAGTGTGTAatccaacaaaaatttatttacaactttGTACCAAGGTAAATACCGTATATGAACTAAATTAAACTGGATATCGTATAATTTTGAACGACATACATTTTAATTAAGCGAGACATTTTTCtactttgaaaaataagtttttttaaatcaatgcttttaatttaaagttcttattttttaaacttaatttttttattaaaacctatTATCGCTTCAAATTAGAGATAAAATGGAAATttctttaatgatttaaaaaacaactaatgAATTCATGagctttcaatataaaaattttcaattttgaacgttctcaatttgaaatcattcaagtGTCAAGTCTTTCAAGTGGACATTGTACAACTTTGAACGACTTAAATTTTAGAACCAAccgtttttaaagtttcaattaaaagtgttaatttcaatccatttttcaaagtttcaatctAGTTCGCAATTTACAATCAATCAAATATTgaaggatttttatttatttttttaatattcaactatgatggctttgaatataaaataaaatttttagacg
This region includes:
- the LOC117181394 gene encoding ADP-ribosylation factor-like protein 13B, which translates into the protein MGNCVRMTIEELSRRRCSEKTIVLLITGLDNSGKTMVLNRISGDPSHIVFPTIGFRTVSLKYKSCKIKVYDLGGGPQIRSIWKKYYSDVHGVIYVVDASDLSRLSENREVFSELITHEHVSGKPLLLLANKQDLRGAMDELDIVDKLDVEELANSMRCPTRVEICSSIYTDLKGKEENPGISEGYRWLLETILKDYNNLNNRIKKSEIPRYRKLSARSSVLSKAGSANPFKPIREFLKERNNSVAPAVQ